The genomic segment AAATTTTCGGATAAGGGTTGTGGAAATCAGTGACTTCATTAACCAGCGAAAGGAGCCGAATAATCCAGAGTTTTCATCTGGGTTTTTCCCTTTTTCTAATATATATGTTGTCTGAAGTTGGGGCGGATTGAATGCAATTGCAGCGGGGTGTAGGTAAAGATACAAGAAAGCTTAAGCCTTTTCAATCTTGGCTGTAGGATTTTCAAAACTTTCTTTGTTTGATTTCCTTTTTTCCCCAATAAAGATCGAAAAAGACTTGATCTTTTATCCATATTGCCATTAACTTTCGAATCACCATCTGTATCAAACCTTTTTATATCTGTTTAATTCGTTCCTGCAGCAGTTGTTCTACTTTGTTTTATCTCCCGTTTTCTTTTCATTGTTAATATCTTGTGCTTGGAATCTGTTCAAGTTGTAGCATTCCATCTTTTTCTTTCCACATCCGGGTTTCTGGTTCGGCTCAGCTTGACGAGTCTAGGCCTACCCCATTTATTTAATTCGTGCTCTGGTCATAATCGAATTTGACCTCTACCAAACTTGTAATTTGATTGTTTTTTTTCCTGGTTTAAACTCCAACGATGCTTATCCTAGAGGATAATAAGggaatccaaaaaaaaaaaaaaagatctcGCTGATATGTTATAAACTGGACCCAATTATTTCCTTTTTCAATCTTGGAGGGCATTAGAGCATACTGGTAGATATTTTGGTCTCGGTTCTCCCTTCCACAGCTTATGAgcaaatgaattttttttaatcgaaATAAAGTATTAGTGAATATGTGTCTTCCTCCGATCCAACGATCAGGGACGATATGGACTGCTTTGGCACACATAATAACTGCCGTGATCGGTTCCGGGGTACTTTCGCTAGCATGGAGCATGTCACAGCTCGGATGGATTGCGGGTCCATTGACCATGTTGGCATTTGCATCAGTCACCCTTACTTCTGCTTTGTTTCTCTGCAATTGCTATAAACATCCAGATCACAATCATGGACCTCACAGAAACGGTTCGTTTTTGCATGCTGTAGGGGCAATTCTAGGTGAGACGTAGTTTACCAATCGTGGCTTCGGGTGCCCGAATTCTTTCTCTTTACTGGTTTTTACTTGTGAATGTTTAAAAGTTTGTTTTGTGGTACTTTAGCGTCTGACTGCTTGCGGTATGAAACAATTGGCTAGTATGGATACAATAATTGGCTTTTTCAAGTGTTTTATTTAGGAAAAGCACAGGCAGAAGCATAGAAGCAAAAAATTAGAGTTCTTGAGAAGTGTTATTACAGCGTCAGTTTCTCTTCCAAAACACTAGTTTTTTTCATTAAaagtttttgttaaaaaaaataaagtgttttttggggaaaaaatatttttttgcaaATGCACTCCTCcgaatttagcattcatttGAGTATGTGAGTTTGCTTCTAAAGTCATTGAATGTTATCTCTGGTTAAAGAATTCTTTATTCTTTGAATATATATTTTGTGCACTTTATGTCAGGTAAGAAGAATGCTTGGGTGTGCGGTATCATAGTGAAGATAAATTTCATCAAGGTAGGTATTGTTTATACCATCACATCCTCCATCAGTATGAGGTACGTAGATAAGCTTATGTTAATTGTTGCTTATTCTTTCCCGGGTGGGAACATAGCCCATCTTGTtatgaattgatttcaaatgATACAGAGCCATTCAGAGATCGAATTGTTACCATTACGAAGGGCATAAATCGGCCTGTAAATATGGAAACACTTATTATATGATCATTTTTGGAGGAGTTCAAATTATCTTATCCCAAATACCTAATTTTCGGAATATTGAATGGCTTTCTGTCATCGCTGCGACAATGTCTTTCATATACTCTACCATTGGAGCCGCACTTGGCTTGGCCAAAGTTATAGGTACGAATGTTTAAAGTGTTGTTAGCTGAGGATCAGTTGAATCTGTTTAATGTTTTGTGGCTTCCATTTAATTTGTCTTGTATTTCGATTTCGGAACCGGATATTTATATATAGAGAATGGAGAAATCAAAGGTAGCATTGCTGGAAATCCAGCTTCTACCCCTGCCAGCAAAGCATGGGCTATTTCTCAAGCACTTGGGGACATTGCCTTCGCTTTCCCATTTTCCGTGATATTTCTAGAAGTAATGGTACGgggaaataaaaaatttgtaatttttcctAGAAAACACTGGTTAGTTATTTGACTACTAAGGGATTGAACTTTTTGAATATGTGAAGGATACTCTGAGGTCCTATCCACCCGAAAAGGTCACCATGAAGAAGGCATCCATTTTGGCTGTCATCACCACAACTTTCTTTTACTTGTGCTGTGGAGGATTCGGGTACGCAGCATTCGGGGATTCCACTCCTGGGAATCTCTTGACTGGGTTCGGGTTTTACGAACCATACTGGCTCATTGATTTTGCTAATGCATGTGTTGTTCTTCATCTTGTCGGAGGATATCAGGTATGAAATTTCATCGACGAGTCTCTTTTTCAGGTAACGATTCcacattattttataatattcgTGCATCATTAGGTGTTCAGTCAGCCACTCTTCGCGAGTGTTGAGCAATGTTTTAGGGAAAAATATCCGAACAGCAGATTCGTGACAGGTGATCTGAAACAAATATCGGCATTGAGACTGAATCCTTTGAGCTTGTGTTTCCGGACCGCTTACGTTGCATTCACCACGGGATTTAGCATGCTTTTTCCATATTTCAACCAAGTCGTCGGTGTAGCAGGGGCGATCAACTTTTGGCCTATCGTCGTGTATTTCCCCGTGGAGATGTACTTGGCACAGAAACATATCGAACACTGGACGAAAAGGTCGGTTTTTTTAAGAGTGTATAGTTTAGTTACGTTGATTGTGATGCTCTATGCCTTCGTGGGATCCATCAAAGGGTTGATAGCCGCAAGGTTTAGCTAGGATGGCAGCAGATTTATGCATCCATTAACAGGTTActgatataaataatataaagaaATATAATCAACGTTtattggaaaaaaaaacaacTCCAAAATATTTGGGACCATCTTCCGCTTGAGCTAAGGTTAAAAGCACGGAATGTATTTACACCATCACCatcttcaaataaaatattttctacaGTAGAATGAATAACATATAATATAACAAAGCAGGCCTGATACACCAGCAACTCCCATTATACGAAATGAGTTCAGTGTCCAATTATGAAATtttcggaaaaaaaaaagatgaatcGAAATATAGCTGTCACACCAAAAGTAAGTGCGAAGAACCAATCACACTGATGTGCGTGGTCCATAAAATAAATGGAGAAgacaatagtttttttttttttttttttgaattttaaaatgaaagttATGCACATCTTAaattgaaatgatttttttttattattaaaatctaAGTGggtaaaaatatttgatatacattcatgaaaaattaaaGAACACGTGTAGTACATAAGTAGAAATTTGGCAAGTGGTGGATGGATCAATGTAGAACCAAATATGAGCATGCATGGGAACGAGACTTGTTTAGGTAGATCCAACATTTTCAGTTCAATCGGGACTCGTAATTTCAAAGTGTCAAGTTAgtactttaaaaaaataaatattggaGTAGATTTGATTAGTGATACACTCTCCATTAATCAGATATTTGAGAGTAAAAAAGAATAGTTGGTGGTGATACGGTATCACATAAATTACATACAAAATGACGCAGACGCAAAtaagtattttatgagacggtctcacgaacttttatctgtgagacgggtcaaccctcacatatatataataagtAAGCAAACTCAAaaatcataatatatatatatattatatatatatatatatatatatatatatatatatatatatatatattgtcgtGGAAGATTCAGCTAGGCTATATTATACAATCttatctaatatatatatatatatatatattatttgaataAATGATTCAGCATAAAGTCATCATCCACCTAAGTATCACATTGGTCCAATAGGAATGCAATTCATTCTCTCCGTTTACGTGTCACCCTAAATATTCGGAATTCATCTAATCCCGCCACGTACCCCTCCGACAATCTCAGCCTTACGCGTGTCGCCGTTTGCTGTCTACGAGAACCAACGAATTTGCTTCTCTCACTCACTCTCCCATGCACACTCTTTCTATATGTGGCACCCATTTCAATTATTATATCGGCCGGGTCTCACATTTACATTCCAATTTTAAGTTTGAAATATTAAGTTCGAGATTCAATAGTAGCAATTCGTTTCCAGAATCACATTAAACACAAAAACTctttttacacgattttacagaTGCATTTTGTGACacttatattttatttgagtcatcgattaaaaattaaaaaatatcaatttttattataaatatgaataaTATTAACTTATCCtacatataaaaaaattctCTCTTAGATATTTGTTATGGGTATTTAGGGAAATTTAACATTGACTTTGCGGCTTGGTATGGCGACACTCAATCAACTGGGGCTAGAAGAGAGTTCCATAATGTTCTCGAAATGACAAGAATGTCCCCGCTACTAACAGACGTGTCCAAATTAAGGTTGCTGCCCACCAAAGGAGATATCCTAAAGCGAAAGTCCTCTGGCTTATTCCGGAGAACTTTGAAGAAAGTCGTTTCAGATAAAGTTTTACCTTATGTTTTCCAAAGGGTACTCACTTTTTATTGGAGTTGAAATTCTACGGacattataatttaaattttaatttttaaaattcataatatcATATTAAATTACCAAAACTTAAAAGAGCTGTGTTTATTTTACTTGTTTCGCTTTGCAACTCCTACGGCTGATCCTTatcgataaaaaaaataaaaatttattcacCACGTGTAGTAGACCACATGCAATACAATAATATTaggttcaaaattttatttaaattaaataacttcAATGCAATTACCCCTAAAAATGGGCATGCATGCATGTAAAGTATTTTATTACGTTTTACAAAATCCATAAATGTGTAGTTATTTCGAATATTTTTGTTGTAAAAAGAGAATAATCCGGATATTAAATATTAAGAAATCCAAAATATAAATGTAAATTAAATTGATTATAAAGTCAATTATCAACAAAGTATCGATGCGTAACGCGTTTGATATAAGGTATAGAAAGTAGTTTACAAGTTAAATATCAATTAGTTGGtgtataaataaaaattatatttgtttGACTTAATTCA from the Primulina eburnea isolate SZY01 chromosome 3, ASM2296580v1, whole genome shotgun sequence genome contains:
- the LOC140826933 gene encoding probable amino acid permease 7 isoform X3, encoding MQLQRGVGTIWTALAHIITAVIGSGVLSLAWSMSQLGWIAGPLTMLAFASVTLTSALFLCNCYKHPDHNHGPHRNGSFLHAVGAILGKKNAWVCGIIVKINFIKVGIVYTITSSISMRAIQRSNCYHYEGHKSACKYGNTYYMIIFGGVQIILSQIPNFRNIEWLSVIAATMSFIYSTIGAALGLAKVIENGEIKGSIAGNPASTPASKAWAISQALGDIAFAFPFSVIFLEVMDTLRSYPPEKVTMKKASILAVITTTFFYLCCGGFGYAAFGDSTPGNLLTGFGFYEPYWLIDFANACVVLHLVGGYQVFSQPLFASVEQCFREKYPNSRFVTGDLKQISALRLNPLSLCFRTAYVAFTTGFSMLFPYFNQVVGVAGAINFWPIVVYFPVEMYLAQKHIEHWTKRSVFLRVYSLVTLIVMLYAFVGSIKGLIAARFS
- the LOC140826933 gene encoding probable amino acid permease 7 isoform X2, with amino-acid sequence MCLPPIQRSGTIWTALAHIITAVIGSGVLSLAWSMSQLGWIAGPLTMLAFASVTLTSALFLCNCYKHPDHNHGPHRNGSFLHAVGAILGKKNAWVCGIIVKINFIKVGIVYTITSSISMRAIQRSNCYHYEGHKSACKYGNTYYMIIFGGVQIILSQIPNFRNIEWLSVIAATMSFIYSTIGAALGLAKVIENGEIKGSIAGNPASTPASKAWAISQALGDIAFAFPFSVIFLEVMDTLRSYPPEKVTMKKASILAVITTTFFYLCCGGFGYAAFGDSTPGNLLTGFGFYEPYWLIDFANACVVLHLVGGYQVFSQPLFASVEQCFREKYPNSRFVTGDLKQISALRLNPLSLCFRTAYVAFTTGFSMLFPYFNQVVGVAGAINFWPIVVYFPVEMYLAQKHIEHWTKRSVFLRVYSLVTLIVMLYAFVGSIKGLIAARFS
- the LOC140826933 gene encoding probable amino acid permease 7 isoform X1 → MDSIDDLDSSLLLHSNIPPLSSSAIMRVRHLHKKGTIWTALAHIITAVIGSGVLSLAWSMSQLGWIAGPLTMLAFASVTLTSALFLCNCYKHPDHNHGPHRNGSFLHAVGAILGKKNAWVCGIIVKINFIKVGIVYTITSSISMRAIQRSNCYHYEGHKSACKYGNTYYMIIFGGVQIILSQIPNFRNIEWLSVIAATMSFIYSTIGAALGLAKVIENGEIKGSIAGNPASTPASKAWAISQALGDIAFAFPFSVIFLEVMDTLRSYPPEKVTMKKASILAVITTTFFYLCCGGFGYAAFGDSTPGNLLTGFGFYEPYWLIDFANACVVLHLVGGYQVFSQPLFASVEQCFREKYPNSRFVTGDLKQISALRLNPLSLCFRTAYVAFTTGFSMLFPYFNQVVGVAGAINFWPIVVYFPVEMYLAQKHIEHWTKRSVFLRVYSLVTLIVMLYAFVGSIKGLIAARFS
- the LOC140826933 gene encoding probable amino acid permease 7 isoform X4, translating into MDSIDDLDSSLLLHSNIPPLSSSAIMRVRHLHKKGKKNAWVCGIIVKINFIKVGIVYTITSSISMRAIQRSNCYHYEGHKSACKYGNTYYMIIFGGVQIILSQIPNFRNIEWLSVIAATMSFIYSTIGAALGLAKVIENGEIKGSIAGNPASTPASKAWAISQALGDIAFAFPFSVIFLEVMDTLRSYPPEKVTMKKASILAVITTTFFYLCCGGFGYAAFGDSTPGNLLTGFGFYEPYWLIDFANACVVLHLVGGYQVFSQPLFASVEQCFREKYPNSRFVTGDLKQISALRLNPLSLCFRTAYVAFTTGFSMLFPYFNQVVGVAGAINFWPIVVYFPVEMYLAQKHIEHWTKRSVFLRVYSLVTLIVMLYAFVGSIKGLIAARFS